The Stratiformator vulcanicus genome has a segment encoding these proteins:
- a CDS encoding ATP-binding protein: MSTATLLVISGADQGARYECDGRLMHIGRGGRNEIRVLDSEVSRRHAMVEFDDDSYRIADLKSSNGTFVNGSKVESHQLVNGDRIRVGRSVILFSQSPSDVDSRPMVELVDLLDQGAPDRSRIVSRTPKALTGTQISKGVDSVVAEYRADLETLYQISEEAVSQGRSMEAVLDRILDLTVKVVGADRGCILLRNPESGGLVPQAVQLPTSSDDSITPVSRSIVDYVHHNGRGVRTTDASQDDRFDAGQSIVKSGIREALCVPMQGRYELCGVLYVDTLSNAATLASEGTETRFSDEQLHLLLTIGRQSAMAVENNRYQEALVKAERLAAMGQTIALISHHIKNILQGVRGGSYLIEMGLDQHDEDNIRKGWGIVERNQDRIYNLVMDMLTFSKERTPSMQIGQVNEVVREAAELMKARADEVGVRLGIKLDEDLPPAMFDSEGIHRAILNIATNAIDAVEGSEKGAVRIETGYSESQDAVYISVVDNGPGIPDDMIDTVFQIFESTKGSRGTGLGLAVSRKILREHGGDIHIETKVGRGARFNLSWPRIDDDHRPSDATTNH; the protein is encoded by the coding sequence GTGAGCACGGCGACGCTGCTCGTCATTTCCGGAGCCGACCAAGGCGCCCGTTACGAATGTGACGGTCGGCTGATGCATATTGGTCGCGGCGGAAGAAACGAAATTCGAGTTCTTGACTCGGAGGTTTCCCGTCGTCATGCGATGGTCGAATTCGATGACGACAGTTATCGCATCGCCGACCTGAAGAGTTCGAACGGCACCTTCGTCAACGGATCGAAGGTCGAATCGCATCAGTTGGTCAACGGCGACAGGATTCGCGTCGGACGAAGCGTCATTCTGTTCTCGCAATCCCCGTCCGACGTTGATTCGCGGCCGATGGTCGAACTCGTCGACCTGCTCGATCAGGGAGCCCCTGACCGGTCGCGGATCGTCAGCCGGACTCCGAAGGCGCTGACCGGGACACAAATTTCCAAGGGCGTTGACAGCGTCGTCGCCGAGTATCGAGCCGACCTGGAAACGCTGTATCAAATCTCAGAAGAAGCCGTCAGCCAAGGTCGGTCCATGGAGGCCGTGCTCGACCGCATCCTCGATCTGACGGTCAAGGTGGTCGGGGCGGATCGCGGTTGCATTCTGCTTCGCAATCCGGAAAGCGGCGGCCTTGTTCCCCAGGCAGTGCAGTTGCCGACGTCGTCGGATGACTCCATCACCCCGGTCTCTCGCAGTATCGTCGATTACGTCCACCATAATGGACGGGGGGTCCGAACGACCGACGCCAGCCAGGATGATCGGTTCGACGCCGGCCAGAGCATCGTCAAATCGGGGATTCGCGAGGCGCTGTGCGTGCCGATGCAGGGTCGCTACGAATTGTGCGGCGTGCTGTATGTCGACACTTTGAGCAACGCGGCAACGCTCGCCTCCGAAGGTACCGAAACGCGATTCAGCGATGAGCAGCTGCATTTGCTGCTGACCATCGGCCGCCAAAGTGCGATGGCGGTCGAAAACAATCGCTATCAAGAGGCGCTCGTGAAAGCCGAACGTCTCGCCGCGATGGGGCAGACGATTGCGCTGATCAGCCACCATATCAAGAATATCCTGCAAGGCGTCCGCGGCGGCAGCTATCTGATCGAGATGGGCCTCGATCAGCACGACGAAGACAATATCCGCAAAGGCTGGGGAATCGTCGAGCGAAACCAGGACCGCATCTACAACCTTGTGATGGACATGTTGACGTTCAGCAAGGAGCGGACACCCTCGATGCAAATCGGGCAGGTCAACGAAGTCGTCCGCGAAGCGGCGGAACTGATGAAGGCACGCGCCGACGAAGTCGGGGTCCGGCTCGGCATCAAGCTCGATGAAGACCTGCCGCCAGCGATGTTCGACTCGGAAGGCATCCACCGCGCGATTCTGAATATCGCCACGAACGCGATCGACGCGGTTGAGGGCTCTGAGAAAGGAGCCGTGCGAATCGAGACGGGATACTCGGAGTCACAAGACGCCGTTTACATCAGCGTCGTCGACAACGGACCCGGAATTCCGGACGACATGATCGACACCGTGTTTCAGATTTTCGAATCGACGAAGGGCTCGCGTGGCACGGGTCTTGGGCTGGCGGTCAGTCGCAAAATTCTGCGGGAGCACGGTGGCGATATTCATATCGAAACCAAGGTGGGGCGCGGGGCGCGATTTAATTTGAGCTGGCCGCGAATCGACGACGATCACCGCCCTTCCGACGCAACGACCAATCACTGA